One genomic region from Bradyrhizobium icense encodes:
- a CDS encoding AtzE family amidohydrolase has protein sequence MTANTDGLSAQQIAQAVAGGKLSAIDATEAALARIAKHDSVLNSFTDITADRARAKARAVDAAIAAGQNVGPLAGVPFAVKNLFDVKGLPTRAGSKINRDLAAAPRDATLIERMEAAGAVLVGALNMGEYAYDFTGENVHDGPSRNPHDPTRMTGGSSGGSGSAVGGALVPIALGSDTNGSIRVPSSFCGIFGLKPTYGRLSRARSFPFVASLDHLGPLARNVGDLALAYDAMQGPDADDAACKTQPVEPVTPQLAQGIDGLRIAVAGGYFQKNVFPEAVEAVARIAKALNATKTVEIPEAARARAAAYVITTTEGASLHLDRLRKRPNDFDPAVRDRLIAGAMVPAPLVDRAQKFRRWYRARVLELFKSVDVIIAPATPCIAPKLGQVTFTLDGVELPVRANIGIHTQPISFIGLPVVAVPVPLEPMPIGVQIIAAPWREDIALRVAHALERMGAAAAPAPRGLS, from the coding sequence ATGACCGCAAACACTGACGGGCTTTCGGCCCAACAAATCGCGCAGGCTGTCGCAGGCGGCAAGCTATCCGCAATCGACGCGACCGAAGCCGCACTGGCGCGGATCGCCAAACACGATTCCGTGCTGAACTCGTTCACCGACATCACCGCGGATCGCGCGCGCGCGAAAGCCCGCGCGGTCGATGCCGCCATCGCCGCCGGCCAGAACGTGGGACCGCTCGCCGGCGTGCCGTTCGCGGTGAAGAACCTGTTCGACGTGAAAGGCCTTCCCACCCGCGCCGGATCGAAGATCAACCGCGATCTTGCAGCCGCGCCGCGCGACGCCACGCTGATCGAACGCATGGAAGCGGCCGGCGCCGTGCTGGTCGGCGCGCTCAACATGGGCGAATACGCCTATGACTTTACCGGCGAGAACGTGCACGACGGCCCGTCGCGCAATCCGCACGATCCGACGCGGATGACCGGCGGCTCGTCGGGCGGCTCGGGCAGTGCGGTCGGCGGTGCGCTCGTTCCGATCGCGTTGGGATCGGACACCAACGGATCGATCCGCGTGCCCTCGTCGTTCTGCGGCATCTTCGGCCTCAAGCCGACCTATGGCCGCCTGTCACGCGCCCGCTCGTTTCCCTTTGTCGCAAGCCTCGATCATCTGGGTCCTTTGGCGCGCAATGTCGGCGACCTCGCGCTGGCCTATGATGCCATGCAGGGGCCGGATGCCGATGACGCAGCCTGCAAGACGCAGCCGGTCGAACCGGTTACGCCGCAGTTGGCCCAGGGTATCGATGGCCTGCGGATCGCGGTGGCCGGCGGATATTTTCAGAAAAACGTCTTTCCGGAAGCGGTCGAGGCGGTGGCGCGCATCGCCAAGGCGCTGAACGCGACCAAGACGGTCGAAATTCCCGAGGCCGCGCGCGCCCGCGCCGCGGCTTATGTAATCACCACGACCGAGGGCGCGTCGCTGCATCTCGATCGCCTGCGCAAGCGTCCGAACGATTTCGACCCCGCCGTGCGCGACCGCCTGATCGCCGGCGCCATGGTTCCGGCACCGCTGGTAGATCGCGCACAGAAATTCCGCCGCTGGTATCGTGCAAGGGTGCTGGAGCTGTTCAAATCGGTCGACGTGATCATCGCGCCCGCTACCCCCTGCATCGCGCCGAAACTCGGGCAGGTGACCTTCACGCTCGACGGCGTCGAACTGCCGGTGCGCGCCAATATCGGCATCCACACCCAGCCGATCTCGTTCATCGGCCTGCCGGTTGTTGCCGTTCCCGTTCCGCTGGAGCCGATGCCGATCGGCGTGCAGATCATCGCGGCACCCTGGCGGGAGGATATCGCCCTGCGTGTCGCGCACGCGCTGGAGCGGATGGGCGCCGCCGCAGCACCTGCGCCGAGAGGATTATCGTGA
- a CDS encoding dipeptide ABC transporter ATP-binding protein — translation MTAQPLLDVHDLTVEFTTRRGIVKAVQHVNISVAKGETLGIVGESGSGKSVTSYAVMRILDRAGRIADGSVMFSGIDVKAATENEMRDLRGREISMIFQNPRAALNPIRKVGDQIEDVLRQHVQSAASDRGEKAIEALEQVKIARPRERYHAYPFELSGGMCQRVVIALALACNPQLLIADEPTTGLDVTTQKAVMDLIVELTKRRHMSTILITHDLGLAAAYCDRVVVMEKGRVVETAKSADIFANPEHAYTKKLMRATPRIGVSLRDLLPEEEVPASPRTRGEAVARSAAGEGDSPRTVLADGAPHPDPLPAKGGERERPLLAVEKLVKEYPRQGAGAVLSKLFSRKPPVEAEVFRAVDGISFTVGHGESVGLVGESGCGKSTTSMMVMRLLDQTSGRIVFDGEEIGAILPQAFARLPLRKSIQMVFQDPTDSLNPRFTAARAIADPLLQLGDIRGRDALRARCEKLAGLVGLPVDLLDRFPHQLSGGQKARVGIARAIALHPKLVILDEPTAALDVSVQAVVLNLLQDLKQSMGMSYLFVSHDLNVVRLLCDRVIVMRAGRIVEQGSSERVLGDPQDAYTKELLTAIPHPPLPV, via the coding sequence ATGACGGCCCAGCCGCTGCTCGATGTCCACGACCTCACCGTCGAATTCACGACCCGCCGCGGCATCGTCAAGGCGGTGCAGCACGTCAATATTTCCGTCGCCAAGGGCGAGACGCTCGGCATCGTCGGCGAGTCCGGTTCCGGCAAGTCGGTGACGTCCTATGCGGTGATGCGGATCCTCGACCGCGCCGGCAGGATCGCCGACGGTTCGGTGATGTTTTCCGGCATCGACGTCAAGGCCGCGACCGAAAACGAGATGCGCGATTTGCGCGGCCGCGAAATCTCGATGATTTTCCAGAACCCCCGCGCGGCGCTGAACCCGATCCGGAAAGTCGGCGACCAGATCGAGGACGTGCTGCGCCAGCATGTGCAGAGCGCAGCGAGCGACCGCGGCGAGAAGGCGATCGAGGCGCTGGAGCAGGTCAAGATCGCCCGTCCCCGCGAGCGCTATCACGCCTATCCGTTCGAACTGTCGGGCGGCATGTGCCAGCGCGTCGTGATCGCGCTGGCGCTGGCCTGCAATCCGCAGCTTCTGATCGCGGACGAGCCGACCACGGGCCTCGACGTCACCACGCAGAAGGCGGTGATGGATCTGATCGTCGAACTCACCAAGCGCCGGCACATGTCGACCATCCTGATCACGCATGATCTGGGGCTCGCGGCCGCCTACTGCGACCGCGTTGTCGTGATGGAGAAGGGCCGGGTGGTCGAAACCGCCAAGTCGGCGGATATTTTTGCAAATCCCGAGCACGCCTATACGAAAAAGTTGATGCGTGCGACGCCGAGGATTGGGGTGTCGCTGCGGGATTTGTTGCCGGAGGAGGAGGTCCCTGCCTCTCCCCGCACGCGGGGAGAGGCCGTCGCACGAAGTGCGGCGGGTGAGGGGGACTCTCCGCGGACCGTACTCGCTGATGGAGCCCCTCACCCCGACCCTCTCCCCGCGAAGGGCGGGGAGAGGGAGCGACCCCTTCTCGCCGTCGAAAAGCTGGTCAAGGAATACCCGCGCCAGGGCGCAGGCGCGGTGCTGTCAAAACTGTTCTCCCGCAAGCCGCCGGTGGAGGCGGAAGTCTTCCGCGCCGTTGACGGCATCAGCTTCACTGTCGGTCACGGCGAGAGCGTCGGTCTGGTCGGTGAATCCGGCTGCGGCAAATCGACCACGTCGATGATGGTGATGCGGCTATTGGACCAGACCTCCGGGCGCATCGTCTTCGATGGCGAGGAGATCGGCGCTATCCTGCCGCAGGCCTTTGCGCGGTTGCCGCTACGCAAGAGCATCCAGATGGTATTTCAGGATCCGACCGACAGCCTCAACCCGCGCTTCACCGCGGCACGCGCCATTGCCGATCCGCTTCTGCAACTCGGCGACATCAGGGGACGCGACGCGCTTCGCGCCCGCTGCGAGAAGCTCGCCGGCCTGGTCGGCCTGCCCGTCGATCTGCTCGATCGTTTTCCGCATCAGCTATCCGGCGGCCAGAAGGCGCGCGTCGGCATCGCGCGCGCGATTGCGCTGCATCCGAAACTGGTGATCCTTGACGAGCCGACGGCGGCGCTCGACGTCTCCGTGCAGGCCGTGGTGCTCAATCTGCTGCAGGACCTCAAGCAGTCGATGGGCATGAGCTATTTGTTCGTGTCGCATGATCTGAATGTGGTGCGTTTGCTGTGCGACCGTGTCATCGTGATGCGGGCGGGACGAATCGTCGAGCAAGGCTCGTCGGAACGGGTGCTCGGCGATCCGCAGGACGCTTATACAAAGGAATTGCTGACGGCGATCCCGCATCCGCCGTTGCCGGTTTAG
- the hpxZ gene encoding oxalurate catabolism protein HpxZ, whose amino-acid sequence MEIDLPDVLAEVTAQFARYEKALVSNDVAVLDELFRNDPRTLRYGIGENLYGYEAIMAFRAARSPVGLMRRTDKTVITTYGRDTAVASTLFYRDGAPGRVGRQMQTWVRFPEGWKIVAAHVSIIDEPKQTDQKT is encoded by the coding sequence ATGGAGATCGATCTTCCCGACGTGCTCGCCGAAGTCACCGCGCAATTTGCGCGCTACGAAAAGGCACTGGTGTCGAACGACGTCGCGGTACTGGACGAGCTGTTCCGCAACGATCCCCGCACGCTGCGCTATGGCATCGGCGAAAATCTCTACGGCTATGAGGCCATCATGGCATTCCGCGCCGCGCGCTCGCCGGTCGGGCTGATGCGGCGCACCGACAAGACCGTGATCACGACCTACGGTCGCGATACCGCCGTCGCCTCCACGCTGTTCTATCGCGACGGCGCGCCGGGCAGGGTGGGACGGCAGATGCAAACCTGGGTGCGGTTTCCCGAAGGTTGGAAGATCGTCGCGGCCCATGTCAGCATCATCGACGAGCCC
- a CDS encoding ABC transporter permease, whose amino-acid sequence MSSVAPAVEPAAPARTSGVAAMLEHTRYVLGENRVTAFAFGLLVIILFAAIFGPYIVPYDPLASDTAAALKPPSAAHWFGTDQLGRDIFSRVIVATRLDTFIAVASVALVFLMGGLAGIAAGYFGGWTDRIVGRIADTIMAFPLFVLAMGIVAALGNTVQNIIIATAIVNFPLYARVARAEANVRRNAGFVQAARLSGNGEMRILLVHILPNIMPIMIVQMSLTMGYAILNAAGLSFIGLGVRPPTAEWGIMVAEGATFMVSGEWWIALFPGLALMIAVFCFNLLGDGLRDIVDPQRRT is encoded by the coding sequence ATGAGTAGTGTTGCGCCTGCCGTTGAACCTGCCGCTCCCGCGCGCACGTCAGGCGTCGCCGCGATGTTGGAGCATACCCGCTACGTGCTCGGCGAGAACCGCGTCACCGCCTTTGCCTTCGGCTTGCTCGTCATCATCCTGTTTGCCGCGATCTTTGGCCCCTACATCGTTCCCTACGATCCGCTTGCCAGCGATACCGCCGCGGCGCTGAAGCCGCCGTCGGCGGCGCACTGGTTCGGCACGGACCAATTGGGCCGCGATATCTTCAGCCGCGTCATCGTCGCCACAAGGCTCGATACTTTCATCGCGGTCGCCTCGGTGGCGCTGGTGTTCCTAATGGGGGGACTGGCCGGCATCGCCGCCGGCTATTTCGGCGGCTGGACCGACCGCATCGTCGGACGCATCGCCGATACCATCATGGCATTTCCGCTGTTCGTGCTGGCGATGGGCATTGTGGCGGCGCTCGGCAACACCGTGCAGAACATCATCATCGCCACCGCGATCGTGAACTTTCCGCTTTATGCCCGTGTGGCCCGCGCCGAAGCCAATGTCCGCCGCAACGCCGGCTTCGTGCAGGCGGCGCGGCTGTCCGGCAATGGCGAGATGCGGATCCTGCTGGTGCATATCCTGCCCAACATCATGCCGATCATGATCGTGCAGATGTCGCTGACCATGGGCTACGCGATCCTCAACGCCGCCGGCCTCTCCTTCATCGGCCTCGGCGTCCGGCCGCCGACGGCGGAATGGGGCATCATGGTCGCGGAAGGCGCCACCTTCATGGTGTCGGGCGAATGGTGGATCGCGCTGTTCCCGGGCCTTGCGTTGATGATCGCGGTGTTCTGCTTCAACCTGCTCGGCGACGGCCTGCGCGACATCGTCGATCCGCAGCGGAGGACGTGA
- a CDS encoding aminoglycoside phosphotransferase family protein, whose product MTASLPAFTDYEPFRAWRADPAQWLPIARDIARGHGLACTAPHIFSTGTNLVLALDENLILKIFPPFLRAQFVSERGALAQLHGRLRIAIPEIVAEGERDGWPYLVITRLSGVLGEDAWPSLPEADKERLLAQIGETIAEVQRVPVGPLASVEPGWDVFMRGQIEGCQARHARLGLPQKFLDVLDELLRDAPSLVALEGPAVILTGEYIPENFLLSRDGSGWRLAGLIDFGDVMTGRREYDLLGPSAFMTAGLPRRVRSLFEGFGYSAVDITPDLKRRLIALMLLHRFSDPVRAVCIEGWQEKAADLHELQDLLWPI is encoded by the coding sequence ATGACCGCATCACTGCCGGCATTCACAGATTACGAGCCCTTCCGCGCCTGGCGCGCCGATCCGGCGCAATGGCTGCCGATCGCGCGCGATATCGCCCGCGGCCACGGCCTGGCGTGCACCGCGCCCCACATCTTCTCCACCGGCACCAATCTCGTTCTTGCCCTCGACGAAAACCTCATCCTCAAAATCTTCCCGCCATTTCTTCGCGCCCAATTCGTCTCGGAACGTGGCGCACTGGCGCAGCTTCACGGGCGGCTTCGCATAGCAATCCCCGAAATCGTGGCCGAAGGCGAGCGTGATGGATGGCCATATCTCGTCATCACGCGGCTATCGGGCGTGTTGGGCGAGGATGCCTGGCCATCGCTGCCGGAAGCGGACAAGGAGCGTCTGCTTGCACAAATCGGCGAGACCATCGCCGAGGTGCAGCGCGTTCCCGTCGGGCCGCTCGCCTCGGTCGAGCCGGGCTGGGACGTCTTCATGCGCGGACAGATCGAAGGATGCCAAGCCCGGCACGCGCGTCTCGGATTGCCGCAGAAATTTCTCGATGTGCTGGACGAATTGCTGCGCGATGCGCCCTCGCTGGTCGCGCTGGAGGGGCCAGCAGTGATCCTGACCGGCGAATACATCCCGGAAAACTTCTTGCTGAGCCGCGACGGTTCGGGTTGGCGGCTCGCGGGGCTGATCGATTTCGGCGACGTGATGACGGGCAGGCGCGAGTATGACCTGCTTGGCCCCAGCGCCTTCATGACCGCGGGCCTGCCACGGCGGGTGCGAAGCCTGTTCGAAGGTTTTGGATACTCTGCGGTGGATATCACCCCCGACCTGAAGCGGCGGCTGATAGCGCTGATGCTGCTGCATCGGTTCAGTGATCCGGTCAGGGCAGTCTGCATCGAGGGGTGGCAGGAGAAGGCCGCGGACCTCCATGAATTGCAGGATTTGCTCTGGCCGATTTGA
- the ugpB gene encoding sn-glycerol-3-phosphate ABC transporter substrate-binding protein UgpB, translating to MRFLQFAALAAVALASPAKAATEIMWWHAMSGELGKQLEKLAADFNASQSDYRIVPTYKGNYTATVTAAIFAFRSRSQPAIVQVNEIATATMMAAKGAIYPVFELMRDQSESFSPEAYLPAVTGYYSDVAGNMLSFPFNVSTPILYYNKDLFRAAGLDSEVAPKTWAEIGAAAKRLRAAGSPCGLTTSWPSWVHVENFSAFHNLALATRANGFSGLDAELTFNKPDVVRHIAQLAEWQATKIFDYSGRGQSAEPRFQKGECAIFIGSSGTRADIKANSKFEVGYGIIPYRPEIASAPQNSIIGGATLWVLRDRPRAEYTGVARFFAYLSKPEVQAAWHQNTGYLPITRAAFDLTRAQGFYDRNPGAAIGIEQMTLKPPTENSKGIRLGSFVLIRDAIEDELEHVFSGKRTAQAALDAAVERGNRLLRQFERANPDR from the coding sequence TTGAGGTTCTTGCAATTCGCAGCACTCGCCGCCGTGGCGCTTGCGTCTCCGGCCAAGGCCGCCACCGAGATCATGTGGTGGCACGCGATGTCGGGGGAGCTCGGCAAGCAGCTCGAGAAGCTGGCGGCCGATTTCAATGCGTCGCAGTCCGACTACCGGATCGTGCCGACCTACAAGGGCAATTACACCGCGACGGTGACGGCGGCGATCTTCGCATTCCGATCGCGAAGCCAGCCGGCCATCGTTCAAGTCAACGAGATCGCCACCGCAACCATGATGGCGGCCAAGGGCGCGATCTATCCGGTGTTCGAATTGATGCGCGACCAGTCGGAATCGTTCTCGCCGGAGGCGTATCTGCCGGCCGTGACCGGCTACTATTCCGACGTCGCCGGCAACATGCTCTCGTTCCCGTTCAATGTCTCGACGCCGATCCTCTACTACAACAAGGATCTGTTCCGCGCCGCGGGCCTGGACTCCGAAGTAGCGCCGAAGACCTGGGCCGAGATCGGCGCTGCGGCGAAGCGCCTGCGTGCGGCGGGTTCGCCCTGCGGGCTCACCACATCCTGGCCGTCCTGGGTCCATGTCGAGAATTTTTCCGCATTTCACAATCTGGCGCTGGCGACCCGGGCCAACGGCTTCAGCGGACTAGATGCCGAGCTGACCTTCAACAAGCCGGACGTGGTTCGGCATATCGCGCAACTCGCGGAATGGCAGGCGACGAAAATTTTCGACTATAGCGGCCGCGGGCAATCGGCCGAGCCGCGTTTTCAGAAGGGCGAATGCGCCATCTTCATCGGCTCGTCGGGGACACGCGCCGACATCAAGGCCAATTCGAAGTTTGAGGTCGGCTACGGCATAATCCCGTACCGGCCTGAAATCGCCAGTGCCCCGCAAAACTCGATCATCGGCGGCGCCACGCTATGGGTGCTGCGCGACCGGCCGCGCGCCGAGTACACCGGCGTTGCGCGATTCTTCGCCTATCTCTCCAAGCCCGAGGTTCAGGCCGCCTGGCACCAGAACACCGGTTATCTGCCGATCACCCGCGCCGCCTTCGACCTCACCCGCGCGCAGGGCTTCTACGACCGCAATCCCGGTGCTGCGATCGGAATCGAGCAGATGACCCTGAAGCCACCGACCGAGAACTCGAAGGGAATCCGGCTTGGCTCCTTCGTGCTGATCCGCGATGCCATCGAGGACGAGCTGGAGCACGTCTTCAGCGGCAAGCGCACCGCGCAGGCGGCACTCGACGCAGCCGTCGAGCGCGGCAACCGCCTGCTGCGCCAGTTCGAGCGCGCCAATCCGGACCGGTAA
- a CDS encoding DUF4089 domain-containing protein, with amino-acid sequence MTTENPLDDYIDAVAKALALPVEEAWRPAVRANLEVSLRLAGLVDEFPLPDETEPASVYTA; translated from the coding sequence GTGACGACTGAAAATCCCCTGGACGATTACATCGACGCCGTCGCCAAGGCGCTGGCGCTGCCGGTCGAGGAAGCCTGGCGTCCCGCCGTGCGGGCCAACCTCGAAGTGTCGCTGAGGCTGGCGGGGCTGGTCGATGAATTTCCGCTGCCGGACGAGACCGAGCCGGCCAGCGTCTACACAGCGTGA
- a CDS encoding ABC transporter permease: MLTMIGKRLMFAIPSLIGVVIVTFLLTRALPGDPAAYFAGPAASKEAIEQIRKKLGFDKPLIEQFFRYTNDLAHGDFGTSLTTGQPVATEIRNRLPASAELTLLGLMVSIGIAIPLGVLAATRPGSWIDHLCRVTTTAGVSLPVFFTGLVLVYVFYFRLGWSPAPLGRLDVFYSAPPTVTGLYLIDALIAREFETFRSALSQLILPAATLAIFSLAPIARMTRASMLAVLASDFVRTARASGLSPSTVIVTYAFRNAMLPVITTLSMVFSFLLGANVLVEKVFAWPGIGSYAVEALISSDFAPVQGFVLTMAVMYVLLNLVIDILYGVIDPRVRLEG, translated from the coding sequence ATGCTGACCATGATCGGCAAGCGGTTGATGTTTGCGATTCCCTCCCTGATCGGAGTCGTGATCGTCACGTTCCTGCTGACGCGCGCGCTGCCGGGCGATCCCGCTGCCTATTTCGCGGGACCCGCGGCAAGCAAGGAAGCCATCGAGCAAATCCGTAAAAAACTCGGCTTCGACAAGCCGCTGATCGAACAGTTCTTCCGTTACACCAACGATCTCGCGCATGGCGATTTCGGTACCTCGCTGACCACGGGCCAGCCGGTCGCCACCGAAATCCGGAACCGCTTGCCGGCATCCGCCGAGCTGACGCTGCTCGGCCTCATGGTCTCGATCGGAATCGCGATCCCACTCGGCGTGCTCGCTGCCACGCGCCCAGGCTCCTGGATCGACCATCTCTGCCGGGTCACCACGACGGCCGGCGTGTCGCTGCCGGTGTTCTTTACCGGCCTCGTGCTGGTCTACGTGTTCTATTTCCGGCTCGGCTGGTCGCCGGCGCCGCTCGGCCGGCTCGACGTGTTTTACAGCGCGCCGCCGACCGTGACCGGGCTTTACCTGATCGACGCCCTGATCGCGCGCGAGTTCGAGACGTTCCGTTCGGCGTTGAGCCAGTTGATTTTGCCGGCGGCGACGCTGGCGATCTTTTCGCTGGCGCCGATCGCGCGCATGACGCGGGCCTCGATGCTGGCGGTGCTGGCGTCCGATTTCGTGCGCACCGCGCGCGCCAGCGGCTTGTCGCCCTCCACCGTGATCGTCACCTACGCGTTCCGCAACGCGATGCTGCCGGTCATCACCACGCTCAGCATGGTGTTCTCGTTTCTGCTCGGGGCCAACGTGCTGGTGGAGAAAGTGTTCGCGTGGCCCGGCATCGGCTCCTACGCGGTGGAAGCGCTGATCTCCTCGGACTTCGCGCCGGTGCAGGGCTTCGTGCTGACCATGGCGGTCATGTACGTGCTGCTCAATCTGGTCATCGACATTCTCTACGGCGTGATCGATCCACGGGTCCGGCTCGAAGGGTGA
- a CDS encoding ABC transporter substrate-binding protein produces MKRRDFLKSVSGLAAAGALTPAPAIWSSAKAQARSETLLIVSESGPNNLDIHGVGTSVPGYEVSWNCYDRLISHEMKSGPGGVPYYDRDKFKPELAEDMKVGDMSVTFKLKKNAKFHDGAPVTAKDVKWSLDRAVSVGGFPTFQMGAGSLTKTEQFVIVDDNTVRIDFAKKDRLTIPDLAVIVPCVVNSELVKKNATEKDPWGLEYTKQQTAGSGAYKVVKWTAGTEVIMERNDAWVGGPLPKVKRIVWRMVPQAGNRRALLERGDADISYDLPNKDFVELKDNGKLNIVSVPYSNGVQYIGMNVKIAPFDNVKVREAVACAIPYQKIMDAVLFGLAKPMFGAAADKATEVAWPQPTKYVTDIARAKALLAEAGYPNGFETTLSFDLGFAGVNEPLCILVQESLAQIGIKTTINKIPGANWRTELNKKVLPLYTNVFSGWLDYPEYFFIWCYDGKNSIFNTMSYQSKAMDDFIHGAVDAAAIGNTAKYDSDVKGFVDLAFKDIPRIPLYQPYVNVAMQKNVSGYQYWFHRRLDYRALVKA; encoded by the coding sequence ATGAAGCGTCGCGATTTCCTCAAATCCGTGTCGGGGCTGGCGGCTGCCGGCGCGCTCACGCCCGCGCCGGCGATCTGGTCCTCCGCCAAGGCGCAGGCGCGGTCGGAGACGCTGCTGATCGTCTCGGAAAGCGGGCCCAACAATCTCGACATTCACGGCGTCGGCACCAGCGTGCCCGGCTATGAGGTGTCGTGGAATTGCTACGACCGCCTGATCAGCCACGAGATGAAGAGCGGTCCCGGCGGCGTGCCGTATTACGACCGCGACAAGTTCAAGCCCGAGCTCGCCGAGGACATGAAGGTCGGCGACATGTCTGTGACCTTCAAACTGAAGAAGAACGCGAAATTCCATGACGGCGCGCCGGTCACGGCAAAGGACGTCAAGTGGTCGCTCGACCGTGCCGTCAGCGTCGGCGGCTTTCCGACCTTCCAGATGGGCGCGGGCTCGCTGACCAAGACCGAGCAGTTCGTGATCGTCGACGACAACACGGTGCGCATCGATTTCGCCAAGAAGGATCGCCTGACCATCCCCGACCTCGCGGTCATCGTGCCCTGTGTGGTCAATTCGGAGCTGGTGAAGAAGAACGCCACCGAGAAAGATCCGTGGGGTCTCGAATACACCAAGCAGCAGACCGCGGGCTCGGGCGCCTACAAGGTCGTGAAGTGGACCGCCGGCACCGAAGTCATCATGGAGCGCAACGACGCCTGGGTCGGTGGTCCCTTGCCAAAGGTCAAGCGCATCGTATGGCGTATGGTGCCGCAGGCCGGCAACCGGCGTGCACTGCTGGAACGCGGCGATGCCGACATCTCCTACGATCTGCCGAACAAGGATTTCGTCGAGCTGAAGGACAACGGTAAGCTCAACATCGTCTCGGTGCCGTATTCCAACGGCGTCCAGTATATCGGCATGAACGTCAAGATTGCGCCGTTCGACAACGTCAAGGTTCGCGAAGCCGTCGCTTGCGCGATCCCCTATCAGAAGATCATGGATGCGGTGCTGTTCGGCCTCGCCAAGCCGATGTTCGGCGCGGCGGCGGACAAGGCGACCGAGGTCGCCTGGCCGCAGCCGACCAAATACGTCACCGACATCGCCAGGGCCAAGGCCTTGCTGGCTGAGGCCGGCTATCCCAACGGTTTCGAGACCACGCTGTCGTTCGACCTCGGCTTTGCCGGCGTCAACGAGCCGCTCTGTATTCTGGTGCAGGAGAGCCTGGCGCAAATCGGCATCAAGACCACGATCAACAAGATCCCCGGCGCCAACTGGCGCACCGAACTGAACAAGAAGGTGCTGCCGCTCTATACCAACGTGTTCTCCGGCTGGCTCGATTATCCCGAGTATTTCTTCATCTGGTGCTACGACGGCAAGAACTCGATCTTCAACACCATGAGCTACCAGTCGAAGGCGATGGACGATTTCATCCACGGTGCCGTCGACGCCGCGGCCATCGGCAACACCGCGAAATACGACTCCGATGTGAAGGGCTTCGTCGACCTCGCCTTCAAGGACATCCCGCGCATTCCGCTGTATCAGCCCTACGTCAACGTCGCGATGCAGAAGAACGTATCGGGCTATCAATACTGGTTCCACCGCAGGCTCGATTATCGCGCGCTGGTGAAGGCGTGA